One Periophthalmus magnuspinnatus isolate fPerMag1 chromosome 8, fPerMag1.2.pri, whole genome shotgun sequence genomic window carries:
- the gper1 gene encoding G-protein coupled estrogen receptor 1: MEEQFTALPWIHANSTTYVNTTEEYNTTEVTEDPDKYQAYIIGLFLSCLYTVLLFPIGFIGNILILVVNLNHREKMTIPDLYFVNLAVADLILVADSLIEVFNLNEKYYDYAVLCTFMSLFLQVNMYSSIFFLTWMSFDRYVALASSVNSSPLRTMQHAKMSCGLIWMVSLLATLLPFTIVQTQHRGELHFCFANVFEIQWLEVTIGFLVPFSIIGLCYSLIGRILMKSQKHRGLWPRRQKALRMIVVVVLVFFICWLPENVFISIQLLQGTADPAHRTDAPLWHDYPLTGHIVNLAAFSNSCLNPIIYSFLGETFRDKLRLFVKQKAGWSVVNRVCRNSLNLGLSVRSDVTQV; encoded by the coding sequence ATGGAAGAGCAGTTCACAGCTCTGCCCTGGATACATGCTAACAGTACAACGTATGTAAATACAACAGAGGAATACAACACCACAGAGGTGACTGAGGACCCTGACAAATACCAGGCCTACATTATCGGCCTCTTCCTGTCATGTCTCTACACTGTCCTGCTGTTTCCTATTGGATTTATTGGGAACATCTTAATCCTAGTGGTCAATCTGAACCACAGAGAGAAGATGACCATTCCAGACCTGTACTTTGTAAACCTGGCAGTAGCTGATCTTATCTTAGTGGCAGACTCTCTCATTGAGGTTTTCAACCTGAATGAGAAGTATTATGACTATGCTGTGCTGTGCACCTTCATGTCGCTCTTTCTGCAGGTCAACATGTACAGCAGTATCTTCTTCCTCACCTGGATGAGTTTTGACCGCTACGTGGCGTTAGCCAGCTCAGTGAACAGCAGCCCGCTGAGGACGATGCAGCACGCCAAAATGAGCTGTGGCCTCATCTGGATGGTATCCCTCTTGGCCACTCTGCTGCCCTTTACCATAGTGCAGACTCAGCACCGAGGGGAGCTGCACTTTTGCTTTGCCAACGTGTTTGAGATCCAGTGGCTGGAGGTCACCATTGGCTTTTTGGTGCCCTTCTCCATTATTGGCCTGTGCTACTCTCTGATTGGCCGAATCCTAATGAAATCCCAGAAGCACCGTGGACTGTGGCCGAGGCGGCAGAAGGCCCTGCGTATGATTGTGGTGGTAGTGCTGGTGTTCTTCATCTGCTGGCTGCCTGAGAACGTCTTCATTAGTATCCAGCTTCTGCAGGGTACTGCAGATCCAGCCCACAGAACTGACGCCCCCTTGTGGCACGACTACCCTCTCACAGGGCACATCGTCAACCTGGCAGCTTTCTCCAACAGCTGCCTCAACCCCATCATCTACAGCTTCCTGGGGGAAACTTTCAGGGACAAGCTGAGGCTCTTTGTCAAGCAGAAGGCGGGCTGGTCTGTGGTCAACCGCGTCTGCAGAAACAGTTTGAACTTAGGCCTGTCAGTCCGGAGCGACGTGACCCAGGTGTGA